One segment of Brassica napus cultivar Da-Ae chromosome C3, Da-Ae, whole genome shotgun sequence DNA contains the following:
- the LOC106386914 gene encoding E3 ubiquitin-protein ligase RZFP34-like produces MEMGFQEIQQNQELTNLMELGSGHYGCTHYRRRCKIRAPCCDEVFDCRHCHNEAKDSLQTEQLLRHDLPRHDVSKVICSLCETEQDVQQNCSSCGVCMGKYFCSKCKFFDDDLSKKQYHCDECGICRTGGEENFFHCKRCRCCYSKVMEDKHRCVEGAMHHNCPVCFEYLFDSTRDITVLRCGHTMHLQCTKDMGLHNRYTCPVCSKSICDMSNMWKKLDEEVAAYPMPKVYEDKMVWILCNDCGSNTNVRFHLIAHKCTSCGSYNARQTQRGPDTTHSCSSGVPQVVGSTG; encoded by the exons ATGGAGATGGGTTTCCAGGAAATTCAGCAAAACCAAGAACTTACCAATCTTATGGAGCTTGGATCTGGGCATTACGG GTGCACACATTATAGAAGACGATGCAAGATTAGAGCACCTTGTTGCGATGAAGTTTTCGATTGCAGACATTGCCACAACGAAGCTAAG GACTCTCTTCAGACTGAACAGCTTCTTAGACATGATCTTCCTCGGCATGATGTTTCAAAG gtTATTTGCTCGCTTTGTGAGACAGAACAAGAT GTTCAGCAGAACTGCTCTAGTTGTGGCGTATGTATGGGGAAGTACTTTTGCTCAAAATGCAAGTTCTTTGATGATGAT CTTTCCAAGAAGCAATACCACTGCGATGAATGTGGGATTTGCAG GACCGGAGGAGAAGAAAACTTCTTCCATTGCAAAAGATGTC GATGTTGCTACTCCAAAGTCATGGAGGACAAGCACCGATGTGTTGAAGGTGCAATGCATCACAATTGTCCCGTTTGTTTTGAG tatCTGTTTGATTCCACGAGAGATATCACGGTTTTGAGATGTGGTCACACAATGCATTTACAATGCACCAAAGATATGGGGTTGCATAACCG ATACACATGCCCTGTATGTTCTAAATCCATATGTGACATGTCCAACATGTGGAAGAAACTTGATGAAGAG GTTGCTGCCTACCCAATGCCAAAAGTGTACGAAGACAAGATG gtaTGGATACTTTGCAATGACTGTGGTTCAAACACGAATGTTCGGTTTCATTTGATTGCGCATAAGTGCACTAGCTGCGGTTCATACAACGCTAGACAGACGCAGAGAGGGCCTGATACTACTCACTCTTGCTCTTCAGGAGTTCCTCAGGTTGTTGGTTCAACCGGTTAA
- the LOC106385149 gene encoding uncharacterized protein LOC106385149 codes for MDNQSNALLGWPYFSHGKTTEELRHSLLCTTLDLEQTKMFAHEEIRKRDEQLIQLKDILTKTIKERDEALQKCERLMSDNLTRPQHQQQKHMTPPLSGASSIEDETLHPQQLTSNKSFSSSDCEESFMSPNDHVMNPHSSQLEEVSGNEIMDPMFPDKPLPEKGKLLQAVMKAGPLLQTLLLAGPLPQWQHPPPLLKTFEIPLVTIQCPNVNNGCGKFNRKRVLFSDGSYSKTKYQKVLLH; via the exons ATGGATAACCAGAGCAATGCTCTTCTTGGCTGGCCTTACTTTTCTCATGGAAAG ACTACAGAAGAATTAAGACACTCTCTTCTGTGCACAACACTAGATCTCGAACAAACAAAGATGTTTGCTCATGAGGAAATAAGGAAAAGGGATGAACAACTGATCCAGCTCAAAGACATCTTAACCAAAACCATTAAAGAAAGAGACGAAGCTCTCCAGAAATGTGAGCGTCTCATGTCTGATAACCTCACGCGTCCACAACACCAGCAGCAAAAGCATATGACTCCTCCTTTATCAGGAGCTTCAAGCATTGAAGATGAAACATTGCATCCTCAACAACTTACATCCAACAAGAGTTTCTCATCCTCGGATTGTGAAGAGAGCTTTATGTCACCAAATGATCATGTCATGAACCCACACTCATCTCAGCTTGAAGAAGTATCAGGAAATGAGATTATGGATCCAATGTTTCCAGACAAACCATTGCCTGAAAAGGGCAAGCTCTTACAAGCTGTTATGAAGGCAGGGCCATTGCTTCAGACACTGCTCTTAGCCGGTCCACTACCTCAATGGCAACACCCACCACCGCTTCTCAAGACTTTCGAGATCCCTCTAGTCACCATCCAGTGCCCAAATGTCAACAATGGCTGTGGAAAGTTCAACAGAAAGAGAGTATTATTCTCAGATGGGTCGTATTCAAAAACTAAGTATCAGAAAGTTCTTCTCCACTAA